The following coding sequences lie in one Candidatus Abyssobacteria bacterium SURF_5 genomic window:
- a CDS encoding outer membrane lipoprotein carrier protein LolA, with the protein MKTLRLLSAICILLLFSTSALAQDAAENNKVIDDLIKKAEDVKSYKVDINTLTHAMGEPITIKGTMSFEQPGKMRMSTVTDMMGGMKQDIYKTGDIIWTYMPIMKMTTKMDVSRLKQEMPGQQPDMDESDVATMLKDFPKDAITFVGKKKADGKDVYVLRVAPEKFNMDMTAPQKNFPVQPKKIEFLVYADNGLPHKILMYGKDDALIMEQTYSNYQLNIDIPDSEFEFTPPEGAQVMDMTEATINMMRQMKESEQAQPAPAE; encoded by the coding sequence ATGAAGACGCTCCGACTTCTCTCCGCTATCTGCATCCTTCTGTTGTTTTCTACATCAGCTCTGGCACAGGACGCGGCCGAGAACAACAAGGTCATTGATGACCTGATCAAGAAAGCCGAAGACGTCAAGAGCTATAAAGTCGATATCAACACGCTAACGCACGCCATGGGCGAACCGATCACGATCAAGGGAACAATGTCCTTCGAACAGCCCGGTAAGATGCGCATGAGCACGGTAACCGATATGATGGGCGGAATGAAGCAGGACATTTACAAGACGGGCGATATTATCTGGACCTACATGCCGATCATGAAGATGACAACCAAGATGGACGTCTCACGTCTCAAGCAGGAGATGCCGGGACAACAGCCGGATATGGATGAGTCCGACGTGGCGACCATGCTCAAGGATTTCCCGAAAGACGCCATCACTTTCGTCGGGAAAAAGAAGGCCGACGGGAAGGATGTTTACGTTCTCCGGGTCGCGCCGGAAAAATTCAACATGGACATGACTGCTCCTCAGAAAAACTTCCCCGTCCAGCCGAAAAAAATCGAGTTCCTCGTTTACGCGGACAATGGACTGCCTCACAAGATACTCATGTACGGCAAGGATGACGCGCTCATCATGGAGCAGACGTACTCGAATTATCAACTGAACATCGATATCCCCGACTCGGAATTCGAATTCACGCCGCCCGAAGGCGCACAGGTGATGGACATGACCGAGGCAACCATCAACATGATGAGGCAAATGAAGGAAAGCGAACAGGCTCAACCCGCTCCGGCTGAATAG
- the iolB gene encoding 5-deoxy-glucuronate isomerase: MRNIELKYPHKNKSGFVPLVSPRNSRLKLIEFGTVTLSRGERLRLPCAEKEIALLLISGRCSIDAEKERWTLGPRHDIFSEFPWAWYGRGIDGFSIVARSKVEAVVSATPAKAREPHVCAIAPDAVIERQVGADTYARRVRTVIGEDFPAERLLLGETINEAGKWSSYPPHRHEKDSPPHEAKLEEVYYYRTEKRNGFGVQRIYTDDGRIDETHTVRQGDVCVLPRGYHPVSAAPSSKLYYFWVLAGKNRKMHVRVDPQFAE; encoded by the coding sequence ATGAGAAATATCGAATTGAAGTATCCTCACAAGAATAAGTCGGGCTTCGTTCCACTTGTCTCGCCGCGGAATTCGCGGCTGAAACTGATCGAGTTCGGCACGGTCACGCTTTCTCGCGGCGAGCGCCTCCGGCTGCCGTGCGCGGAGAAGGAGATCGCGCTGCTGCTCATCTCGGGCCGCTGCTCGATCGACGCCGAAAAAGAACGGTGGACGCTCGGTCCCCGACACGATATCTTCTCCGAATTTCCGTGGGCGTGGTACGGGCGAGGCATCGATGGATTCTCCATCGTCGCCCGCTCGAAAGTCGAGGCCGTCGTGTCAGCGACGCCGGCAAAGGCAAGAGAGCCTCACGTATGCGCCATCGCGCCGGATGCGGTGATCGAGCGGCAGGTTGGCGCCGATACGTATGCGCGCCGGGTGCGTACGGTTATCGGAGAAGATTTCCCTGCGGAACGACTTCTCCTGGGTGAGACAATTAACGAGGCCGGCAAATGGTCGAGCTATCCGCCGCACCGCCACGAAAAGGATTCGCCCCCGCACGAGGCGAAGCTCGAAGAGGTTTATTACTACCGCACCGAGAAGAGAAACGGATTCGGCGTTCAGCGGATCTATACCGACGACGGCCGCATCGATGAAACGCACACCGTCCGGCAGGGCGACGTCTGCGTGCTCCCGCGCGGCTATCATCCGGTTTCCGCAGCGCCAAGTTCGAAGCTCTATTATTTCTGGGTTCTGGCTGGGAAGAACCGAAAAATGCATGTCCGCGTGGACCCGCAGTTCGCGGAGTAA